A window of Thunnus thynnus chromosome 17, fThuThy2.1, whole genome shotgun sequence contains these coding sequences:
- the LOC137167840 gene encoding migration and invasion enhancer 1-like has product MGVTIKVEYCGAUGYEPRYQELARVVKGEFPDAAVSGFVGRKSSFEIEINGQLVFSKFETGGFPYEDDIMNAVQDAYDGKPVQKITKSRAPCVIM; this is encoded by the exons ATGGGGGTGACAATTAAAGTCGAATACTG TGGAGCATGAGGATACGAACCCCGCTATCAGGAGCTCGCCCGGGTTGTTAAGGGTGAGTTTCCCGATGCGGCTGTGTCAGGCTTCGTGGGAAGAAAAA GCAGCTTTGAGATCGAAATCAATGGGCAGCTTGTCTTCTCCAAGTTTGAGACTGGTGGCTTCCCATATGAGGATGAC ATCATGAACGCTGTCCAGGATGCATATGACGGGAAACCGGTACAGAAGATCACCAAAAGCCGTGCACCATGTGTCATCATGTAA